The following are encoded in a window of Polynucleobacter sp. AP-Kolm-20A-A1 genomic DNA:
- a CDS encoding class I SAM-dependent methyltransferase, whose translation MDITLTSLETEHSALLKAKIASQIASQAGWLPFSRYMEMALYEPGMGYYSAGAHKLGAGGDFTTAPELSPLFGAAICSTLLPVLEGLKEKGLPTQILEFGAGTGKLATSILTRLSDLGFQLDRYDIIEISPDLAQRQQERIGATVKQLNSSTQCSWLSQLPENFKGVILANEVIDAIPCDAIIYQNGFWYWYGVSFEGDNLLWKAGAPVEQKLLPESLLSGNFSEGYVTELHTPANAWMQQVAKHLEVGLFLTFDYGFPESEYYHPQRLEGTLMAHHRHHAIQDPFHLPGLCDLTTHVEWSQIARSALAENVDDVYLTNQAAYLLDAGIGDIALEIGDPSDPETFLPISNSLQKLLSEAEMGELFKAFAFSKNLESLLPGHVLEDLPGLRGRNRL comes from the coding sequence ATGGATATTACCTTGACCAGCCTTGAAACGGAGCATAGTGCGCTTCTAAAGGCCAAAATAGCCTCTCAGATCGCCTCACAGGCCGGCTGGCTGCCCTTTTCTCGCTATATGGAGATGGCCCTCTACGAGCCCGGGATGGGCTATTACAGCGCCGGAGCCCACAAACTAGGAGCTGGTGGCGATTTCACCACCGCCCCTGAATTAAGCCCCCTCTTTGGAGCGGCTATTTGCTCAACGCTCTTGCCGGTTCTTGAGGGCCTAAAGGAAAAAGGACTTCCGACACAAATTCTGGAGTTTGGTGCCGGGACTGGCAAGCTAGCAACATCCATATTGACCCGCTTAAGTGATCTTGGATTTCAATTAGACCGTTACGACATCATTGAGATTTCGCCAGACTTAGCACAACGTCAGCAAGAAAGAATTGGCGCAACTGTTAAACAACTTAATAGCAGCACTCAATGTAGCTGGCTTTCTCAGTTGCCAGAAAATTTCAAAGGCGTCATTTTGGCAAACGAAGTGATTGATGCCATTCCTTGTGATGCCATCATTTATCAAAATGGATTTTGGTATTGGTATGGCGTTTCTTTTGAGGGCGACAATCTACTTTGGAAGGCAGGCGCTCCGGTTGAGCAAAAATTGCTTCCCGAAAGCCTTCTCAGCGGAAACTTCTCAGAAGGTTATGTCACCGAACTGCACACCCCAGCAAACGCATGGATGCAACAAGTTGCCAAGCATTTAGAAGTGGGCTTATTTCTAACTTTTGATTACGGCTTTCCTGAGAGCGAGTATTACCACCCACAAAGACTTGAAGGCACCTTGATGGCTCACCATCGCCATCATGCAATTCAGGACCCGTTTCACCTGCCCGGTCTTTGTGACTTAACAACTCACGTTGAGTGGTCACAAATTGCTCGTAGTGCATTGGCTGAAAATGTAGATGATGTTTATCTCACCAACCAGGCCGCATACTTGTTAGATGCGGGCATCGGCGATATCGCCCTGGAGATTGGTGATCCGAGCGATCCAGAGACTTTTCTACCAATCTCAAACTCCTTGCAAAAGTTATTGTCTGAGGCGGAGATGGGCGAACTCTTTAAGGCATTTGCGTTTTCTAAGAATTTAGAAAGTTTGCTGCCCGGCCATGTGCTTGAGGATCTGCCAGGTTTACGCGGCAGAAATCGACTATAG
- a CDS encoding polynucleotide adenylyltransferase, translating to MKIYAVGGAIRDTLMGLPVHDIDYVVVGSSVEEMVAKGFRPVGKDFPVFLHPETQAEYALARTERKTGKGYKGFHFYADPSVTLEQDLERRDLTINAMAQEVGDDGKQFGPIIDPYNGQEDLAHKVFRHVSDAFAEDPLRLLRIARFAARFPEFTVAEETLIALKAIVQSGELNALSAERIWQELARGLVAAKPMHLFQVLLNTGAASAILPAALTAKLAEEPFREALIAHFSLAGNSLEERCAIALMDLPDKEIRSWADCVRMPIEVRDFSEIFSDLGVLINQHPNYSYQAVDILAWFNRADVWRKPDRSQAILNLAENLGLKVSPLMKAMRNAQAINSAEIIAGVAAEDRSNGERIGSAFESARLAAITAALES from the coding sequence ATGAAGATTTACGCTGTCGGCGGAGCCATTAGGGACACCCTCATGGGTTTGCCCGTGCACGACATTGATTATGTTGTAGTGGGCTCCAGCGTAGAAGAGATGGTTGCTAAAGGCTTTCGACCTGTTGGCAAAGATTTTCCGGTCTTTTTACATCCAGAGACGCAAGCAGAGTATGCGCTTGCGCGTACTGAGCGTAAGACCGGAAAAGGTTATAAAGGCTTTCATTTTTATGCCGATCCCTCCGTCACCTTAGAGCAAGATTTAGAGCGTCGTGATTTAACGATTAATGCAATGGCGCAAGAGGTTGGCGATGATGGCAAACAATTTGGCCCCATTATTGATCCGTATAACGGCCAAGAGGATTTAGCCCACAAGGTATTTCGACATGTATCTGATGCATTTGCTGAAGATCCATTGCGTCTATTGAGAATTGCTCGCTTTGCTGCTCGCTTTCCAGAATTTACTGTTGCAGAAGAAACATTGATCGCTCTTAAGGCAATTGTTCAGTCTGGTGAATTAAATGCGTTATCAGCAGAGCGTATTTGGCAGGAGTTAGCCAGAGGTTTAGTTGCTGCCAAACCCATGCATCTATTCCAGGTCTTGTTAAATACTGGTGCCGCTAGCGCGATATTGCCGGCTGCGTTGACTGCCAAGCTGGCTGAAGAGCCTTTCCGTGAAGCCTTGATCGCGCATTTTTCATTGGCTGGCAATAGTCTAGAAGAGCGCTGTGCCATTGCGTTGATGGATTTGCCGGACAAGGAAATTCGTTCGTGGGCTGATTGCGTCCGCATGCCAATTGAAGTGAGAGATTTCAGTGAAATATTTAGTGATCTGGGAGTATTAATAAATCAACACCCTAATTACTCTTATCAAGCAGTAGATATTTTGGCTTGGTTTAATCGCGCTGATGTTTGGCGCAAGCCAGATCGCAGTCAGGCAATATTGAATCTTGCAGAAAATTTAGGGCTAAAAGTCTCGCCTTTAATGAAAGCGATGCGCAACGCACAGGCAATCAATTCAGCAGAAATTATTGCTGGCGTTGCTGCGGAAGACAGATCCAATGGCGAGCGTATTGGCAGCGCATTTGAATCTGCCAGATTGGCTGCAATTACCGCGGCTCTAGAGAGCTAA
- a CDS encoding complex I NDUFA9 subunit family protein translates to MKYDILLIGGNGFVGRVIAAQLQLAGYSVLVPTSHLGAARELRMLPKVHVEEADIHEFDELQSLCERIKPNGAVINLVGVLHDRPAKPYGKVFRAAHVELPKNIMTAMQLHGLKRYLHMSALGADSQGPSMYQRSKGDGEAAVKASSLDWTIFRPSVIFGAQDQFINLFSKLTKLFPAMPLANHQAKFQPVSVDDVASAFVKSLSMPQTIHQSYDLVGPTVYTMKEIVDFAARKVKTSCAIIPVPAFVGYLQALAFEFLPGPTLMSRDNIASMKLPNTLPVNGVDALTEVFKMSRRSLEGMQ, encoded by the coding sequence ATGAAATATGACATTCTTCTGATTGGCGGCAATGGATTTGTGGGGCGAGTGATTGCTGCGCAACTTCAGCTTGCTGGCTATTCTGTCTTGGTCCCAACCAGCCATTTAGGTGCGGCACGCGAATTGCGCATGCTACCTAAAGTGCATGTTGAGGAAGCCGATATTCATGAGTTTGATGAATTACAGAGTCTTTGTGAGCGCATCAAACCAAATGGCGCTGTGATTAATTTGGTTGGCGTGCTTCACGATAGGCCTGCTAAACCTTATGGAAAAGTGTTTAGGGCGGCGCATGTGGAGTTGCCAAAAAATATTATGACGGCAATGCAGTTGCATGGTCTAAAGCGCTATTTGCACATGAGTGCGCTAGGCGCAGATTCCCAAGGCCCATCTATGTATCAACGTAGCAAGGGAGACGGCGAGGCGGCTGTTAAGGCTAGCTCTCTTGATTGGACTATCTTTAGGCCTTCAGTCATCTTTGGTGCCCAAGATCAATTTATTAACTTATTTTCTAAATTGACTAAGTTATTTCCAGCAATGCCTTTAGCAAATCATCAGGCTAAATTTCAGCCAGTAAGCGTAGATGATGTTGCGAGTGCATTTGTAAAATCATTAAGCATGCCGCAAACAATTCATCAGTCCTATGATCTGGTAGGCCCAACGGTTTACACCATGAAAGAAATTGTTGATTTTGCTGCGCGTAAAGTGAAAACATCTTGTGCGATTATTCCGGTTCCAGCCTTTGTAGGCTATCTGCAGGCGCTAGCTTTTGAATTCTTGCCAGGACCAACTTTAATGTCTCGTGACAATATTGCCTCGATGAAATTGCCCAATACCTTGCCGGTAAATGGCGTTGACGCGTTGACTGAAGTATTTAAGATGAGTCGCCGCAGCCTAGAGGGTATGCAGTAA
- a CDS encoding lytic transglycosylase domain-containing protein, with protein sequence MKKQFEILQWQSRAWITTLILGLTLYFPNAFAEKSKKPTLPKSYESKAAPAEITDTDRMFIDLREAAKKNDVFRTQQLSSNLVGYPFDDYVTYFRIKPQLFDSAGAARGDYSADSQVVAFLNQYQGTALADRMRNDWLLVLGKRKDWARFDAEYAKFVLDDDTQVKCYSLLSKLSQGENPTKLAMDSRAILLDPGYFGQACQELVPSLVAAGGMSPSEAKAIGRAASERGFDTMSRRLGGEDPIADIVKAAKADPAKAYRDFSQNASRYSKENQAVAWGVIGQFLAKKLDPNADDAYRMQQELGYNELLSTESQEWKVRAGLRAKDWVLVKNAIDGMNPAVRSKDPAWTYWYGRALKAEGQDAKAKESFELIADQYNFYGQLAREELGRSNHAPARTKVSEQEIDAMASRKGFIRGERLYAMNLRFEGNREWNWELRNMTDKQLLAAAEYAKRINLYDRVVNTADRTKQEHDFSLRYPTPYKEELSPIARQIDLNLAWAYGLIRQESRFIMNAASSVGASGLMQVMPNTAKYVAKKIGMTNYTNDKLSDTNTNLILGSNYLNMVLVDLDGSWVLASAAYNAGPSRSKAWREKLSGPTEGAIFAETIPFTETRVYVKNVLSNASYYSSVMNGQTQSLKQRLGVITPKAATQSELP encoded by the coding sequence GTGAAAAAGCAGTTTGAAATTCTTCAATGGCAATCCCGTGCATGGATCACAACGCTGATTTTGGGTCTAACCTTGTACTTTCCAAATGCGTTTGCGGAAAAGTCCAAAAAGCCAACTTTGCCCAAGTCTTATGAAAGTAAGGCGGCGCCAGCCGAAATTACTGATACCGATCGGATGTTTATTGATTTGCGCGAAGCTGCGAAAAAGAACGATGTATTCCGAACTCAGCAGTTGTCTTCTAATTTGGTGGGTTACCCATTTGATGACTATGTAACTTATTTCCGCATCAAACCACAATTGTTTGATAGCGCAGGTGCTGCGCGAGGTGATTACAGTGCTGACTCTCAAGTGGTTGCATTTTTAAATCAATATCAAGGGACAGCCTTGGCTGACCGAATGCGTAATGATTGGCTTTTGGTTTTAGGAAAGCGCAAGGACTGGGCACGCTTTGATGCCGAGTACGCTAAGTTTGTTTTGGATGACGATACGCAAGTGAAGTGCTACTCGTTGTTGTCAAAGCTATCCCAGGGCGAGAATCCGACCAAATTAGCAATGGACTCAAGAGCTATTTTGTTGGACCCAGGTTATTTTGGTCAGGCATGTCAGGAGTTGGTGCCGTCACTCGTTGCTGCTGGTGGAATGAGTCCAAGCGAAGCGAAGGCGATCGGCCGCGCTGCAAGCGAACGTGGCTTTGACACCATGTCACGCCGACTTGGTGGTGAAGATCCTATTGCCGATATTGTGAAAGCAGCTAAAGCAGATCCAGCGAAAGCGTATCGCGACTTCTCGCAAAACGCTTCGCGTTATAGCAAAGAGAATCAAGCTGTTGCATGGGGCGTGATCGGACAATTTCTGGCTAAGAAACTAGACCCCAATGCAGATGACGCTTATCGCATGCAACAAGAGCTAGGTTATAACGAATTGCTTTCAACTGAATCCCAAGAGTGGAAGGTGCGTGCAGGCTTGCGCGCGAAAGATTGGGTTTTGGTAAAGAATGCGATTGATGGCATGAACCCTGCAGTACGCAGCAAAGATCCGGCATGGACCTACTGGTATGGTCGCGCGCTAAAGGCAGAGGGACAAGACGCAAAAGCCAAAGAGAGTTTTGAGTTGATTGCTGATCAATATAACTTTTATGGCCAACTTGCTCGTGAAGAGTTGGGTAGATCTAATCATGCGCCTGCTCGAACCAAAGTAAGCGAACAAGAAATTGATGCAATGGCAAGTCGCAAAGGCTTCATTCGCGGCGAGCGCTTGTATGCCATGAATCTTCGCTTCGAGGGTAATCGCGAGTGGAATTGGGAATTGCGCAATATGACCGATAAGCAATTATTGGCTGCTGCAGAGTATGCAAAGCGGATCAATCTTTATGACCGCGTTGTTAATACTGCTGATCGTACAAAGCAAGAGCATGACTTTAGCCTGCGCTATCCAACTCCGTATAAAGAAGAGCTATCACCGATTGCACGACAGATTGATTTGAATCTTGCCTGGGCTTATGGGCTGATTCGCCAAGAATCCCGCTTCATCATGAATGCAGCGTCTTCCGTGGGTGCGTCTGGATTAATGCAAGTAATGCCGAACACTGCCAAGTATGTAGCTAAGAAAATTGGCATGACCAACTACACCAATGACAAGTTAAGCGATACCAACACCAATTTGATCTTGGGTAGTAATTATTTAAATATGGTTCTCGTAGACCTAGATGGTTCTTGGGTTTTAGCTTCTGCCGCCTATAACGCAGGACCTTCTCGATCAAAGGCTTGGCGTGAAAAGTTATCAGGCCCAACCGAGGGAGCAATTTTTGCTGAGACTATTCCGTTTACGGAAACTCGAGTCTACGTAAAGAATGTTCTCTCCAACGCAAGTTACTATTCATCGGTGATGAATGGTCAGACGCAATCTTTAAAACAACGCTTAGGTGTGATTACACCTAAGGCCGCCACTCAATCTGAGCTCCCTTAA
- a CDS encoding 5-formyltetrahydrofolate cyclo-ligase: MLDMHENSPKSLRQNLLKQRTAFAAEQNYAQMQADLIDHLNQLLLEEGSSWQSVALYWPIQDEVDLRSTLLAWVKKAPQRTLALPFARPDKHLDFYQWLQGDQLIPSKHGVPEPDPDNAERPLSRPDCILIPCVGWSSSTIAGKKHYWRLGYGGGYFDRTLAELRKKNPKLVCIGIGFDWQELNDDQWSAQTHDEPLDMLLTESGLYS; the protein is encoded by the coding sequence ATGCTTGATATGCACGAGAATTCGCCAAAATCTCTTCGTCAAAATTTACTAAAGCAACGTACTGCGTTTGCTGCTGAGCAAAATTACGCTCAAATGCAGGCCGACCTCATTGATCACTTAAATCAACTGCTTTTAGAAGAAGGTAGCTCATGGCAATCTGTTGCCCTCTATTGGCCCATTCAAGATGAAGTCGATTTGCGCTCTACTTTGCTAGCCTGGGTCAAAAAAGCCCCCCAGCGAACTCTAGCGCTGCCATTTGCTCGTCCTGATAAACATCTCGATTTTTATCAATGGCTACAGGGGGATCAATTGATTCCTAGTAAGCATGGTGTACCAGAGCCGGACCCCGATAACGCCGAAAGACCACTTAGCAGGCCAGACTGCATTCTCATCCCCTGTGTTGGCTGGTCCAGCTCAACAATAGCCGGCAAAAAGCATTACTGGCGTTTAGGGTATGGCGGCGGATATTTTGATCGCACCTTGGCCGAACTCAGAAAGAAAAATCCCAAGCTAGTTTGCATTGGGATTGGTTTTGATTGGCAAGAACTTAATGATGATCAGTGGTCAGCGCAGACTCATGATGAACCACTAGATATGCTCCTGACGGAGTCTGGGCTATACAGCTAG
- the metF gene encoding methylenetetrahydrofolate reductase [NAD(P)H], translated as MELSVEFFPPKTPEGESKLHLVRERFSETLKPAFYSVTFGAGGSTQSGTLKVVSDIHAAGAAVAPHLSCVGSSRESVREMLKQYQALGVKRIVALRGDLPSGMGQYGEFHHANELVEFIRAETGDWFHIDVAAYPETHPQAKSPASDVDFFVQKMKAGANSAVTQYFYNSDAYFRFVDEAYDLGVTQPIIAGIMPITNSTQLLRFSDACGAEIPRWIRLRLQSYGDDVASIRAFGEEVVTDLCDQLLTAGAPGIHFYSLNQADAVLAIADNLDLTK; from the coding sequence ATGGAATTAAGCGTCGAATTCTTTCCTCCTAAAACACCTGAAGGTGAGAGTAAGTTGCATCTTGTGCGCGAGCGCTTTAGTGAAACGCTCAAGCCTGCGTTTTATTCCGTGACCTTTGGTGCCGGCGGCTCTACTCAGTCTGGCACATTAAAGGTAGTGAGCGATATTCATGCTGCTGGTGCAGCCGTTGCTCCACACTTATCTTGTGTTGGTAGCTCACGTGAAAGCGTGCGTGAAATGTTGAAGCAGTACCAAGCTTTAGGCGTGAAGCGAATTGTGGCTTTGCGTGGCGACTTGCCATCTGGCATGGGTCAGTACGGCGAGTTTCACCATGCCAATGAGTTGGTTGAATTTATCCGCGCAGAAACGGGTGATTGGTTTCATATTGATGTAGCCGCATATCCAGAGACGCATCCCCAGGCAAAGTCACCTGCGAGCGATGTGGATTTCTTTGTGCAGAAAATGAAGGCGGGTGCAAATTCAGCCGTTACCCAGTATTTTTATAACAGCGATGCTTATTTCCGCTTTGTGGATGAGGCATACGATCTTGGTGTAACTCAGCCTATCATCGCCGGTATTATGCCGATTACTAATAGCACTCAGCTGCTGCGTTTTTCCGATGCGTGTGGTGCTGAAATTCCACGCTGGATTCGTTTACGTCTTCAGTCATATGGAGATGACGTTGCTTCTATCCGCGCATTTGGCGAAGAGGTTGTGACAGATTTATGTGATCAGCTATTAACTGCGGGCGCTCCTGGCATTCACTTCTACTCGTTAAACCAGGCCGATGCTGTTTTGGCCATTGCAGACAATCTAGACTTAACGAAGTAA
- the ahcY gene encoding adenosylhomocysteinase — MNTVSDLNNFVATRCAIADISLADFGRKEIAIAETEMPGLIAIRDEFASQQPLRGARITGSLHMTIQTAVLIETLEALGAEVQWASCNIFSTQDHAAAAIAANGTPVFAIKGETLEQYWDFTHRIFEWADGGYTNMILDDGGDATLLLHLGARAEKDQACLNNPTSEEETILFAAIKKKLAQDPTWYSTRLEKVKGVTEETTTGVHRLYQMFAKGDLKFPAINVNDSVTKSKFDNLYGCRESLVDAIKRATDVMVAGKVAVVCGYGDVGKGSAQALRALSAQVWVTEVDPICALQAAMEGYRVVTMDYAADKADIFVSATGNYHVITHDHMAKMKNQAIVCNIGHFDNEIDVAGIEKYKWEEIKPQVDHVIFPASNGKPEKRIIILAKGRLVNLGCGTGHPSYVMSSSFANQVIAQIELWNAVGTDKYPIGVYTLPKHLDEKVARLQLKTLNAELTVLSDQQASYIGVTKEGPYKADHYRY, encoded by the coding sequence ATGAATACCGTTTCTGATTTAAATAACTTTGTAGCGACTCGTTGCGCAATTGCTGATATTTCTTTGGCTGACTTCGGTCGTAAAGAAATCGCTATTGCTGAAACAGAGATGCCTGGCCTGATCGCCATTCGTGACGAGTTTGCTTCACAGCAGCCATTGCGTGGCGCACGCATTACTGGCTCATTGCATATGACCATTCAAACTGCCGTGTTGATCGAGACACTTGAGGCACTTGGTGCTGAAGTGCAGTGGGCATCATGCAATATTTTCTCTACACAAGATCATGCTGCTGCTGCAATCGCTGCCAACGGCACGCCAGTATTTGCAATCAAGGGTGAAACCCTTGAGCAATACTGGGACTTTACGCATCGTATTTTTGAGTGGGCTGATGGCGGCTACACCAATATGATTTTGGATGACGGTGGCGATGCGACTTTGTTGTTGCACCTCGGTGCCCGTGCTGAAAAGGATCAAGCTTGCTTGAATAATCCAACCAGCGAAGAAGAAACTATTCTGTTTGCTGCTATTAAGAAAAAATTGGCACAAGACCCAACTTGGTACTCAACACGCTTGGAAAAAGTAAAGGGTGTTACTGAAGAAACAACGACAGGCGTGCATCGCTTGTATCAAATGTTTGCTAAAGGCGACTTGAAATTCCCAGCAATCAACGTAAATGACTCTGTTACTAAGAGCAAGTTCGACAACCTCTATGGTTGCCGCGAGTCTTTAGTGGATGCGATTAAGCGTGCTACTGACGTGATGGTGGCGGGTAAAGTTGCGGTTGTTTGTGGCTACGGCGATGTGGGTAAAGGTTCAGCGCAAGCGTTGCGTGCTTTGTCTGCTCAAGTTTGGGTGACTGAAGTAGATCCAATCTGCGCATTGCAAGCTGCGATGGAAGGCTACCGCGTTGTAACAATGGATTACGCCGCTGATAAAGCAGACATCTTTGTTTCTGCAACTGGTAACTACCACGTGATTACACATGACCACATGGCTAAGATGAAGAATCAAGCCATCGTTTGTAACATCGGCCACTTTGATAATGAGATCGATGTTGCTGGTATTGAAAAATATAAGTGGGAAGAGATTAAGCCACAGGTTGACCATGTGATTTTCCCAGCAAGCAATGGCAAGCCTGAAAAGCGCATCATCATTTTGGCTAAAGGTCGCTTGGTTAATCTCGGCTGCGGTACAGGACATCCTTCATACGTGATGAGTTCTTCATTTGCAAATCAAGTGATCGCCCAAATTGAACTGTGGAATGCTGTAGGTACAGATAAATACCCAATCGGTGTTTACACATTGCCTAAGCATTTAGATGAGAAGGTTGCACGCTTACAACTCAAGACTCTCAATGCGGAGTTAACTGTGTTGTCTGATCAGCAGGCCTCCTACATTGGCGTAACGAAGGAAGGCCCATACAAGGCTGACCACTATCGTTATTAA
- the metK gene encoding methionine adenosyltransferase, which translates to MANDYFFTSESVSEGHPDKVADQISDSILDAILAQDPTARVAAETLCNTGLVVLAGEITTNANVDYIQVARNTLREIGYDNTDYGIDYKGCAVLVAYDKQSPDIAQGVDKAHDDGLDQGAGDQGLMFGYACDETAELMPLPIHLSHRLVERQSQLRRDGRLNWLRPDAKSQVTLRYVDGKPDSIDTVVLSTQHDEDISLEKLREAVIEEIIKPVLPKHLIKGAINFLVNPTGRFVIGGPQGDCGLTGRKIIVDTYGGAAPHGGGAFSGKDPSKVDRSAAYAGRYVAKNVVAAGLASKCLIQISYAIGVAKPTSVMVSTFGTGKISDEKIAQLVSEHFDLRPKGIVKMLNLLRPIYKKTAAYGHFGREEPEFTWEQTDKAAALRAAAGL; encoded by the coding sequence ATGGCAAACGATTACTTCTTTACCTCAGAATCAGTTTCTGAAGGTCACCCCGATAAAGTAGCAGACCAAATCTCTGATTCGATTCTCGATGCCATCCTGGCTCAAGATCCAACAGCGCGTGTGGCAGCAGAAACTTTATGTAATACCGGCTTAGTAGTTTTGGCTGGTGAAATTACTACCAACGCTAATGTTGACTACATTCAAGTTGCACGCAATACCTTGCGTGAAATTGGTTACGACAACACTGATTACGGCATCGACTACAAAGGTTGTGCGGTATTGGTTGCTTATGACAAGCAAAGCCCTGATATTGCTCAAGGTGTTGATAAGGCGCATGATGACGGCTTAGATCAAGGCGCTGGTGACCAAGGCTTAATGTTTGGTTACGCTTGTGATGAGACGGCAGAGCTCATGCCTTTACCAATTCATTTGTCGCACCGATTGGTTGAGCGTCAATCACAGTTACGTCGCGATGGTCGTTTGAACTGGTTGCGTCCTGATGCGAAGTCACAAGTAACTTTGCGTTATGTGGATGGCAAGCCTGACTCTATCGATACTGTTGTGCTCTCCACTCAGCATGATGAAGATATTTCTCTTGAGAAATTGCGTGAAGCAGTGATCGAAGAAATCATCAAACCAGTATTGCCAAAGCATTTGATCAAAGGCGCCATTAATTTCTTGGTTAACCCAACAGGTCGTTTTGTTATCGGCGGCCCACAAGGCGATTGCGGTTTAACTGGCCGCAAAATTATTGTTGATACCTACGGTGGCGCAGCCCCTCACGGCGGTGGCGCTTTCTCTGGTAAAGATCCTTCTAAGGTTGACCGCTCTGCTGCATACGCTGGACGTTATGTCGCGAAGAACGTGGTTGCTGCTGGTTTGGCAAGCAAGTGCTTGATTCAGATTTCTTATGCGATTGGTGTTGCTAAGCCAACTTCAGTAATGGTGAGCACCTTTGGTACAGGCAAGATTTCGGATGAAAAGATTGCTCAATTGGTTTCTGAGCACTTTGACTTGCGTCCAAAAGGCATCGTGAAGATGCTCAATCTCTTGCGCCCAATTTATAAAAAGACTGCTGCTTACGGCCACTTTGGTCGCGAAGAGCCAGAATTTACTTGGGAGCAAACAGATAAAGCGGCTGCATTACGTGCAGCAGCAGGTCTGTAA
- a CDS encoding lysophospholipid acyltransferase family protein: MRKFLLKFSLDAIAALPLALVQAIGAFLGILAYIGSKQYRSLFRPQYEAVVTARGLPFKLWAAVRASGMLFSDSLWIWRNPKKALEITKVNNWDVVQNAMLEGKGIIILCPHLGGFEIIPRYLANHCPATIMYRPSRQEWLNELVEEGRAYPNMHFVPTNLNGVRQMTRALSKGEAIAILPDQVPSGGDGIWIDFFNRPAYTTTLPIRLAKRHDTPALMFTAKRRGLGKGWVIDVRRLDSFSDDANHAGRELNAAIENAIMVAPEQFIWSYNRYKHPAGAELPPSN; encoded by the coding sequence GTGCGAAAATTCTTACTTAAGTTCAGCCTCGATGCAATTGCTGCCCTTCCCCTTGCGCTAGTGCAAGCAATTGGGGCTTTTTTGGGCATTCTGGCTTACATCGGCTCAAAACAATACCGCTCACTCTTTCGCCCCCAATATGAAGCTGTAGTGACTGCCCGAGGCCTGCCATTTAAGCTGTGGGCCGCAGTTAGAGCCTCTGGAATGCTGTTTTCAGACAGCTTATGGATTTGGCGCAATCCCAAAAAGGCATTGGAGATCACCAAAGTCAATAACTGGGATGTTGTGCAGAACGCAATGTTAGAAGGCAAAGGAATCATTATTCTCTGCCCGCATTTAGGCGGTTTTGAAATCATCCCCCGCTATCTTGCAAATCATTGTCCGGCAACAATCATGTATCGCCCCTCTCGCCAGGAATGGCTAAACGAATTAGTTGAAGAAGGTCGCGCTTACCCAAATATGCATTTTGTTCCAACCAACTTGAACGGCGTAAGACAAATGACGCGCGCCCTCTCTAAGGGGGAGGCAATCGCCATTCTTCCCGATCAAGTCCCAAGTGGTGGCGACGGTATTTGGATCGATTTTTTTAATCGCCCCGCCTACACCACCACTCTGCCAATTCGCCTTGCAAAGCGTCATGACACGCCAGCACTGATGTTTACAGCAAAAAGGCGTGGGCTCGGCAAAGGATGGGTCATTGATGTTCGGCGCCTGGATTCTTTTTCAGATGACGCCAATCACGCAGGCAGAGAATTAAATGCGGCGATTGAGAATGCCATCATGGTTGCTCCAGAACAATTTATTTGGTCATATAACCGCTACAAGCACCCCGCCGGCGCAGAATTGCCCCCAAGCAATTAG